The Symphalangus syndactylus isolate Jambi chromosome 16, NHGRI_mSymSyn1-v2.1_pri, whole genome shotgun sequence genome has a window encoding:
- the LOC129464451 gene encoding large ribosomal subunit protein eL27-like yields the protein MGKFMKPGKVVLVLAGCYSGRKAIIVKSNDDGTSDRPFSHALVAGIDRFPLKVTAAMGKKKIAKRSKIKSFVKIYNYNYLMATRYSVDIPLDKTVINKDVFRDPALKCKARQEAKVKFEERYKTGKNKWFF from the coding sequence ATGGGCAAATTCATGAAACCTGGGAAGGTGGTGCTTGTCCTGGCTGGATGCTACTCTGGACGCAAAGCCATCATTGTGAAGAGCAATGATGATGGCACCTCAGATCGCCCCTTCAGCCATGCTCTAGTGGCTGGAATTGACCGCTTTCCCCTCAAAGTGACAGCTGCCATGGGCAAGAAGAAGATCGCCAAGAGGTCAAAGATCAAGTCTTTTGTGAAAATTTATAACTACAATTACCTAATGGCCACAAGGTACTCTGTGGATATCCCCTTAGACAAAACTGTCATCAATAAGGATGTCTTCAGAGACCCTGCTCTTAAATGCAAGGCCCGACAAGAGGCCAAGGTCAAGTTTGAAGAGAGATATAAGACAGGCAAGAACAAGTGGTTCTTCTAG